In Centropristis striata isolate RG_2023a ecotype Rhode Island unplaced genomic scaffold, C.striata_1.0 Scaffold_26, whole genome shotgun sequence, a genomic segment contains:
- the LOC131967755 gene encoding uncharacterized protein LOC131967755, producing the protein MKTKNEGECPICDRAFKGVAKHLRTWHKVENMQERAILNQMATGRVNLGSGPCPVPGCLSRFCPQLERHIMSHRSHLTAARLQRVLEAAKRRAAVKRLRDLRATNPNPPLKSTLDVEEEEREEEDGPPGETPLCQLASCQSLRRRVQELEKEVEELRASNAALRAAAGEGPSGLQRPVAPQTTLQATESCSSEAEEEEDAAPPAKVSQQPKKEVKPQPGGAWLWLSRLREDEEALKRGLAEIVSNLSDGDTSEDEEDSSEDEDATKLGPIFGGRSKASKMRKLSFPPSIEKYMEDYRSSIGW; encoded by the exons atGAAGACGAAAAATGAAGGAGAGTGCCCCATCTGCGACCGGGCCTTCAAGGGTGTGGCCAAACACCTGAGAACCTGGCACAAGGTGGAGAATATGCAGGAGAGGGCCATCCTAAACCAGATGGCCACAGGCAGGGTCAACCTGGGCTCAGGACCCTGCCCTGTTCCAGGCTGCCTCTCCAGGTTTTGTCCCCAGCTGGAGAGGCACATCATGAGCCACAGGTCCCACCTCACAGCTGCACGCCTCCAGAGGGTTCTGGAGGCTGCCAAGAGGCGTGCGGCTGTAAAACGACTGAGGGACCTGAGGGCCACCAACCCCAACCCGCCCCTGAAGTCCACCCTGgacgtggaggaggaggagagggaggaggaggacggtCCTCCTGGAGAAACTCCTCTCTGCCAGCTGGCTTCCTGCCAGAGCCTCAGGAGGAGAGTTCAGGAGCtggagaaggaggtggaggagctcCGGGCCTCCAATGCAGCCCTCCGT GCGGCAGCAGGTGAGGGCCCCAGCGGCCTCCAGAGGCCAGTGGCCCCTCAGACAACGCTGCAG GCAACTGAAAGCTGCAGCAGtgaggccgaggaggaggaggacgctgCACCTCCTGCTAAAGTG AGTCAGCAGCCCAAGAAGGAGGTGAAGCCACAGCCAGGAGGAGCTTGGCTGTGGCTTTCCAGGCTGAGA gaggatgaagaggcTTTGAAGAGGGGCCTAGCTGAGATTGTCTCCAATCTCAGTGACGGAGACACCTCCGAGGACGAGGAGGACAGCAGCGAGGAC GAGGACGCTACTAAGCTGGGACCCATTTTTGGAGGCCGGTCAAAGGCCTCCAAAATGAGGAAGCtgtccttccctccctccattG AGAAATACATGGAGGACTATAGAAGCAGCATCGGCTGGTGA
- the LOC131967766 gene encoding uncharacterized protein LOC131967766: MRVKEVKEALGDDSTGYLINVRDHKTLRKFGLAQLYLDGEEYGWCKRWLDLRRRCVATNPYFFSSFGKGQAKDMVRYVRRAWAEMGLLGSPSLLDVRSAVATYNFESNKKEDREKVASFMCHSVATQERFYALHKTVALAGKMLQLFVMSSLEEKELAAPPPSPPPVSPRKSSGESSLKITARRIRKRLLSPATTPESKLRMRAKVVLSKESGMDRRVPLLGLPQAMTHW, from the exons ATGAGGgtgaaggaggtgaaggaggccCTGGGGGACGACAGCACGGGGTACCTCATCAAT GTCAGGGACCATAAAACACTGAGGAAGTTTGGCCTGGCCCAACTCTACCTTGATGGAGAAGAGTACGGGTGGTGTAAGCGGTGGCTTGACCTCAGGAGGAGGTGCGTGGCCACCAACCCgtacttcttctcctcctttggGAAGGGCCAGGCCAAGGACATGGTGAGATATGTCCGGAGGGCCTGGGCAGAGATGGGACTGCTGGGGAGCCCTTCCCTCCTGGATGTTAGGAGCGCTGTGGCCACCTAC AACTTTGAGTCAAACAAGAAGGAGGACCGGGAGAAAGTGGCCTCCTTCATGTGCCACTCAGTGGCCACCCAGGAGCGCTTTTACGCTCTCCATAAGACGGTGGCCCTGGCTGGGAAAATGCTCCAGCTCTTTGTGATGTCCAgcctggaggagaaggagctggCAGCACCCCCGCCATCACCCCCACCA GTGTCTCCAAGGAAGAGCAGCGGCGAAAGCAGCCTAAAAATCACTGCCCGCCGCATTAGAAAGAGGCTCTTGAGCCCGGCCACAACGCCAGAAAGTAAACTGCGTATGAGGGCGAAGGTGGTGCTCTCGAAG GAATCTGGCATGGATAGGAGAGTACCTCTCCTTGGTCTTCCTCAGGCAATGACACACTGGTAG